Proteins from one Shewanella pealeana ATCC 700345 genomic window:
- the eno gene encoding phosphopyruvate hydratase, protein MAKIINIIGREIMDSRGNPTVEAEVHLEGGFMGMAAAPSGASTGSREALELRDGDKARYMGKGVLKAVENINGLIRDALMGKDATAQAELDQIMIDVDGTENKDKLGANAILAVSLAAAKAAAAFKGVPLYAHIADLNGTPGQYSMPVPMMNILNGGEHADNNVDIQEFMVQPVGAKSFREALRMGAEIFHSLKSVLKSKGLSTSVGDEGGFAPDLASNADALAIIKVAVEQAGYTLGTDVTLALDCAASEFYKDGQYDLSGEGKVFSANGFSDFLKSLTEQYPIASIEDGLDESDWDGWAYQTQIMGDKIQLVGDDLFVTNTKILKRGIDNGIANSILIKFNQIGSLTETLAAIRMAKEAGYTVVISHRSGETEDATIADLAVATSAGQIKTGSLCRSDRVAKYNQLLRIEEQLGEKAPYNGLKEIKGQA, encoded by the coding sequence ATGGCTAAGATTATTAACATTATCGGTCGCGAAATCATGGATTCTCGCGGTAACCCAACTGTTGAAGCTGAAGTTCATTTAGAAGGCGGATTCATGGGAATGGCGGCTGCACCATCAGGCGCATCGACTGGTAGCCGTGAAGCACTAGAACTACGTGACGGCGATAAAGCCCGTTACATGGGTAAAGGTGTATTAAAAGCTGTTGAAAACATCAATGGACTTATCCGTGATGCTTTGATGGGTAAAGACGCAACAGCCCAAGCTGAACTTGATCAAATCATGATCGACGTAGACGGCACTGAAAACAAAGATAAGTTAGGCGCTAACGCGATTCTAGCTGTGTCTTTAGCTGCGGCTAAAGCGGCTGCTGCATTTAAAGGTGTTCCTTTATATGCACATATCGCCGATTTAAATGGCACGCCAGGCCAGTACTCTATGCCAGTTCCTATGATGAACATCTTGAACGGTGGTGAGCATGCAGATAACAACGTCGATATCCAAGAGTTTATGGTTCAGCCTGTTGGCGCTAAGAGCTTCCGTGAAGCACTACGCATGGGCGCTGAAATTTTCCATAGCCTAAAGAGCGTGCTTAAGTCTAAAGGCTTAAGCACTTCAGTGGGTGATGAAGGTGGCTTTGCACCAGATTTGGCTTCAAATGCTGACGCACTTGCAATCATCAAGGTTGCTGTTGAGCAAGCAGGTTACACGCTAGGTACTGACGTAACTCTAGCGCTAGACTGTGCGGCATCTGAATTTTACAAAGATGGCCAATATGACCTATCTGGCGAAGGTAAGGTTTTCTCTGCTAACGGTTTCTCTGACTTCCTTAAGTCGCTAACTGAGCAGTACCCAATAGCTTCAATCGAAGATGGCTTGGATGAGTCAGATTGGGATGGTTGGGCTTACCAGACTCAAATTATGGGTGACAAGATCCAGCTTGTTGGTGACGATCTGTTTGTAACTAACACTAAGATCTTAAAGCGCGGTATCGACAACGGTATTGCTAACTCAATCTTGATTAAGTTTAACCAAATCGGTTCACTAACTGAGACTCTAGCAGCGATTCGCATGGCGAAAGAAGCGGGTTACACAGTTGTGATTTCACACCGTAGTGGTGAAACTGAAGATGCAACGATTGCCGATCTAGCGGTTGCAACTTCTGCAGGTCAAATCAAGACGGGTTCACTATGCCGTAGTGACCGTGTTGCTAAGTACAACCAGCTGCTTCGTATCGAAGAGCAGTTAGGCGAAAAAGCACCTTATAACGGTCTTAAAGAGATCAAAGGTCAAGCGTAA
- the ftsB gene encoding cell division protein FtsB — MKRLLFVLIALLAMLQYRLWLGDKSLADSFHLQEQIKLQQQSNAQLVARNQVLREEISDLRSGTEALEERARNELGMVKEGETFFRVVGGERGGVPEN; from the coding sequence ATGAAACGGCTTCTTTTTGTATTAATTGCTCTACTTGCCATGCTTCAGTATCGCCTTTGGTTGGGGGATAAGAGCCTAGCTGACTCTTTTCATCTGCAGGAGCAGATAAAGTTGCAGCAGCAAAGTAATGCGCAATTGGTTGCTCGAAACCAAGTCTTAAGAGAAGAGATCAGTGATCTTCGTAGTGGTACCGAAGCATTAGAAGAGCGTGCTCGCAACGAGCTGGGCATGGTCAAAGAGGGCGAAACCTTCTTTCGCGTCGTTGGAGGCGAACGTGGGGGCGTACCTGAGAACTGA
- the ispD gene encoding 2-C-methyl-D-erythritol 4-phosphate cytidylyltransferase: MSQTPKHIISIVPAAGIGSRMGAEIPKQYLQLNEQSILGHTLDCLLSHPSIEKVIVALNPEDEFFARLPQAQHAKLQAVIGGKERADSVLSALTVAPTDAWALVHDAARPCLNHQDIDKLIESASSFPQGAILGAPVRDTMKRSNAQGLITETVCREKLWHALTPQFFPVQNLKQNLSNALAAGALITDEASAMEWAGVAPGIVAGRADNIKVTHPDDLQLASLFLKSAAQ, encoded by the coding sequence ATGAGCCAAACACCCAAGCACATAATCTCGATAGTCCCCGCTGCTGGTATAGGCAGTCGTATGGGCGCAGAAATTCCAAAGCAATATTTACAACTTAATGAACAAAGCATTTTAGGGCATACGCTGGACTGCTTATTATCGCATCCTAGTATCGAAAAGGTGATCGTGGCGCTTAACCCTGAAGATGAGTTCTTTGCGCGCTTGCCTCAAGCTCAGCATGCCAAACTACAGGCTGTAATTGGTGGTAAAGAGCGCGCAGACTCAGTGCTGTCGGCTTTAACTGTGGCACCAACGGATGCCTGGGCGCTAGTGCATGATGCGGCGCGTCCGTGCTTAAACCATCAAGACATAGATAAGTTAATCGAGTCAGCATCTAGCTTTCCACAAGGCGCTATTCTAGGAGCCCCTGTGCGTGACACCATGAAGCGTAGTAATGCACAGGGCTTAATTACCGAAACGGTTTGCCGCGAAAAGCTGTGGCATGCACTCACACCGCAGTTTTTTCCTGTGCAGAATCTAAAGCAAAATCTCAGTAATGCTTTAGCCGCAGGCGCATTAATTACCGATGAGGCTTCGGCTATGGAGTGGGCTGGTGTTGCTCCAGGCATTGTTGCTGGTCGCGCCGACAATATTAAGGTGACCCATCCAGACGATCTGCAGCTAGCCTCGCTATTTCTTAAAAGTGCAGCTCAATAG
- the ispF gene encoding 2-C-methyl-D-erythritol 2,4-cyclodiphosphate synthase has protein sequence MKIRIGHGFDVHKFGGEPPLILGGITVPYEVGLIAHSDGDVVLHAISDAILGAMALGDIGKHFPDTDPDFKGADSRVLLRHCYKLAMDMGYSLSNLDVTVIAQAPKMAPHIEAIRAVLAEDLASEICDINVKATTTEKLGFTGRKEGIAVEAVVLMIKS, from the coding sequence ATGAAAATTAGAATTGGTCATGGCTTTGATGTTCACAAGTTTGGTGGCGAGCCACCACTTATTCTCGGTGGCATCACGGTGCCTTATGAGGTCGGTTTAATCGCACACTCTGATGGTGATGTGGTTTTGCATGCTATCTCGGATGCGATTCTTGGCGCGATGGCGCTTGGAGATATCGGTAAGCATTTTCCCGATACTGACCCCGACTTTAAGGGCGCCGATAGCCGAGTGCTATTGAGGCACTGCTATAAATTAGCGATGGATATGGGCTATAGCTTATCAAACCTTGATGTGACCGTAATTGCTCAAGCGCCTAAAATGGCGCCGCATATCGAAGCCATTCGCGCTGTGCTAGCCGAAGATTTGGCATCGGAGATTTGCGATATTAATGTTAAAGCGACCACCACCGAAAAATTAGGTTTTACCGGCAGAAAAGAAGGCATTGCAGTAGAAGCTGTGGTGTTGATGATTAAATCATAA
- the truD gene encoding tRNA pseudouridine(13) synthase TruD, producing MSELHYLYGKPTSTADLRTHNSDFQVQEILPFAPTGEGEHHLLHIRKEGLNTVEVAKMLSGFAHVHPKEVTYAGQKDKHAITEQWFGVRIPGKETPNWEQLNSEQITVLSSSRHSKKLRIGALAGNRFTLTLRNVSDMSDVVARIEKIGEQGVPNYFGEQRFGHDGKNLIFGRQMFTGRKVKDRNKRSMYLSAVRSNLFNMAVSTRLAQHGTGTLTGDCVMLAGSKSYFVAEQWDETLVERLAKKDIQLSAPLWGRGLPLAQAEAAECEAQALESLATDKDGLEHAGLSQERRALLLEPQHLQYEVDEDTIILKFALPSGSYATSVLRELFVYQDVQEVARKQMLAAQNSGEAQ from the coding sequence ATGAGCGAACTACATTATTTATACGGCAAGCCGACATCGACAGCCGACCTGCGCACCCACAATAGTGACTTTCAGGTACAAGAAATTCTACCATTTGCCCCTACGGGTGAAGGTGAGCACCATTTACTGCATATTCGCAAAGAGGGACTCAACACAGTTGAAGTGGCTAAAATGCTATCTGGCTTTGCTCATGTGCACCCGAAAGAGGTGACCTACGCAGGGCAAAAAGATAAGCACGCGATCACCGAGCAATGGTTTGGCGTACGTATTCCCGGAAAGGAAACACCAAACTGGGAGCAACTAAATAGCGAACAGATCACTGTACTTAGCTCCTCTAGACACAGTAAGAAGCTACGTATTGGTGCGTTGGCTGGTAATCGTTTTACCTTAACCTTGCGCAATGTCTCTGATATGAGTGATGTGGTTGCGCGCATTGAGAAGATTGGTGAGCAGGGTGTTCCAAACTACTTTGGTGAGCAGCGCTTTGGCCATGACGGCAAAAACCTTATATTTGGTCGTCAGATGTTTACAGGCCGTAAAGTGAAAGACAGAAACAAACGTAGTATGTATCTTTCTGCTGTGCGCTCAAATCTATTCAATATGGCTGTATCCACGCGTTTAGCCCAACATGGTACAGGCACTCTTACTGGCGACTGTGTCATGCTTGCTGGGAGCAAGAGTTATTTTGTGGCTGAGCAGTGGGATGAAACTTTAGTCGAGCGTTTAGCTAAAAAAGACATACAACTGTCGGCGCCATTATGGGGACGTGGTTTACCGCTTGCACAAGCTGAGGCTGCCGAGTGTGAGGCGCAAGCGCTTGAATCACTTGCAACTGATAAAGATGGTTTAGAGCATGCGGGGCTTAGCCAAGAAAGACGCGCATTGTTACTTGAGCCACAACATCTGCAATATGAAGTAGACGAAGATACCATTATTCTAAAATTTGCATTACCATCAGGTTCTTATGCTACATCGGTACTACGAGAGTTATTTGTTTACCAGGATGTTCAGGAAGTCGCTCGAAAGCAGATGCTAGCCGCACAAAATAGCGGCGAGGCACAATGA
- the surE gene encoding 5'/3'-nucleotidase SurE: protein MMKILISNDDGVNAIGIVALTRSLSQIAETLTVGPDRNCSGASNSLTLTNPLRLNTLDNGFISVSGTPTDCVHLAIRELYQDEPDMVVSGINAGANMGDDTLYSGTVAAAMEGRFLGFPAIAISLVGHEHYETAAHYALKIVKALQDNPVAQDKILNINVPDLPLSEVKGMKITRLGARHRAEGMVRTQDPAGKEIFWLGPPGDEQDASDGTDFHAVANGYVSITPLTVDLTAFEQLKALDNWLANISEK, encoded by the coding sequence ATGATGAAGATCCTTATCAGTAATGATGATGGAGTGAATGCGATAGGCATTGTTGCTCTGACTCGGTCTTTGAGCCAAATAGCAGAAACACTCACTGTCGGGCCTGATAGAAACTGCTCTGGTGCGAGTAACTCGTTAACCTTGACCAACCCGCTTCGACTCAATACCTTAGACAATGGTTTTATCTCGGTAAGTGGTACACCGACCGACTGCGTTCATTTAGCCATACGAGAATTATATCAAGATGAGCCTGATATGGTGGTATCAGGTATTAATGCTGGGGCGAATATGGGCGATGATACCTTGTATTCAGGCACCGTAGCGGCGGCGATGGAAGGACGCTTTCTTGGTTTTCCTGCGATAGCTATTTCTTTGGTTGGCCATGAGCATTACGAAACTGCGGCTCATTATGCGTTAAAAATCGTTAAAGCCTTGCAGGATAACCCTGTTGCTCAGGATAAGATCTTGAACATCAATGTACCTGACTTGCCATTGTCTGAAGTGAAAGGGATGAAAATCACTCGTCTCGGTGCAAGGCATAGAGCCGAAGGCATGGTGAGAACTCAAGATCCTGCCGGAAAAGAGATTTTTTGGTTAGGACCACCGGGTGATGAACAAGACGCCAGTGATGGCACTGATTTTCACGCTGTCGCTAATGGTTATGTGTCTATCACTCCACTAACTGTTGATTTAACCGCTTTTGAGCAACTCAAGGCTCTGGATAATTGGTTAGCTAACATCAGTGAAAAATAG
- a CDS encoding protein-L-isoaspartate(D-aspartate) O-methyltransferase — protein sequence MNPVASTSALNLARSLYEAGIRNEAVLRAVANTPREQFLEPALGHKAYENTALPIGQGQTISQPYIVARMTEIILQNKPSKVLEIGTGSGYQAAVLAQLVPQLCTVERIKSLQIQARQRLKKLDLHNVAFKYGDGWQGWPSKGPYDAIMVTAAASSVPEALVAQLADGGVLVIPVGELSQQLLKLTRVGNQFTSEVIENVRFVPLVSGELA from the coding sequence ATGAACCCTGTCGCCTCAACATCAGCATTGAACCTTGCAAGAAGTCTGTATGAGGCTGGGATCCGTAATGAAGCTGTATTGCGTGCGGTCGCAAATACTCCGAGGGAGCAGTTTCTTGAACCTGCACTTGGTCATAAAGCTTATGAGAATACTGCGCTGCCGATAGGGCAAGGTCAGACTATTTCTCAGCCTTATATCGTTGCCAGAATGACTGAAATTATCTTGCAGAATAAGCCAAGTAAAGTGCTTGAGATAGGTACGGGATCAGGCTATCAAGCTGCGGTTTTAGCACAGCTAGTTCCACAACTTTGCACGGTGGAACGAATTAAAAGTTTACAGATCCAGGCCAGACAGAGGCTTAAAAAGCTCGATTTACATAATGTCGCTTTCAAATATGGCGATGGTTGGCAAGGATGGCCAAGTAAAGGCCCTTACGACGCGATTATGGTGACTGCAGCTGCAAGTTCAGTTCCTGAAGCCTTAGTGGCGCAATTAGCTGACGGTGGTGTATTAGTCATTCCTGTTGGCGAGTTATCGCAACAGCTGTTGAAGCTTACCCGAGTTGGCAATCAGTTTACCTCCGAGGTGATTGAGAATGTGCGCTTTGTGCCGCTAGTGAGTGGCGAGCTGGCATAG
- a CDS encoding peptidoglycan DD-metalloendopeptidase family protein produces the protein MRFVYYYCVYVVLLSGCSFQADRPAPVESINGPQTPSITKGSITGSRYIVKNGDTLYSIAWGANKDFVDIAKQNRLPKPYTIYPGQVLSLSSKRYVTNSQSAKKTTNSSIKTTAVNSNNTQKQVVSAKPSTVSSQNQGSKKQLDPVAKPAYSVTSSQQDANRIIHKPVELPKKVSRWSWPVKGKVIGTFSAKEQGNKGIKIAGNRGDVIRAAASGRVVYAGSALRGYGNLVIIKHSDDYLSAYAHADKISVKEKQLVSVGQTVATMGSTGTNRVMLHFEIRYHGKSVNPVKFLPKQ, from the coding sequence ATGAGGTTCGTTTACTATTATTGTGTCTACGTGGTGCTGCTTTCTGGCTGTAGTTTTCAGGCAGATAGACCTGCACCTGTAGAATCTATTAACGGTCCCCAAACTCCGTCGATCACCAAAGGATCGATTACAGGAAGTCGTTATATCGTAAAAAATGGTGATACTCTCTACTCTATCGCCTGGGGAGCAAATAAAGATTTTGTTGATATTGCAAAGCAAAATCGTCTGCCAAAGCCTTATACCATCTACCCTGGACAAGTATTGAGTCTTAGCTCTAAAAGATATGTTACAAATAGCCAAAGCGCCAAAAAAACGACGAATTCAAGCATTAAAACCACTGCCGTTAATAGTAATAATACACAAAAACAAGTGGTTAGTGCTAAACCATCTACCGTCTCCAGCCAGAATCAAGGGTCAAAAAAACAACTTGATCCTGTCGCCAAGCCTGCGTACTCTGTAACAAGTAGTCAACAAGATGCTAACCGAATTATCCACAAGCCTGTCGAGCTTCCAAAGAAAGTAAGCCGCTGGTCATGGCCTGTGAAAGGTAAGGTGATTGGAACTTTCTCCGCCAAAGAGCAGGGAAATAAAGGGATAAAGATCGCAGGTAACCGAGGTGATGTGATTCGAGCTGCTGCAAGTGGTCGAGTCGTTTACGCTGGTAGTGCACTTCGGGGGTACGGTAACTTAGTTATCATTAAGCATAGTGATGATTATCTAAGTGCTTATGCTCATGCTGATAAGATCTCAGTTAAGGAAAAGCAACTTGTTAGTGTTGGACAGACAGTTGCGACAATGGGTAGTACTGGTACAAATCGGGTCATGTTACATTTTGAGATCCGATATCATGGAAAGTCAGTTAATCCTGTTAAATTTTTGCCTAAACAATAG
- the rpoS gene encoding RNA polymerase sigma factor RpoS, with the protein MGRLNSAVVAEQPKNDSVKDSSNTLTKQDVKEAELEQQVQDDLQKNLDATQLYLGEIGFSPLLSAEEEVYFSRKSLKGCEKSRNRMIESNLRLVVKIARRYNNRGLALLDLIEEGNLGLIRAVEKFDPERGFRFSTYATWWIRQTIERAIMNQTRTIRLPIHVVKELNVYLRTARELAHKLDHEPTAEEIADKLDLPSADVSRMLKLNERITSVDTPLGGESDKALLDVLADDDNVGPDYKVQDEDMSKSVVKWLDELNTKQREVLARRFGLLGYEPSTLENVGKEIGLTRERVRQIQVEALKRLKDLLGAQGLSVEAIFKA; encoded by the coding sequence ATGGGCAGATTAAATAGTGCCGTTGTTGCAGAGCAGCCAAAAAATGACTCTGTAAAAGATTCATCGAATACTCTTACTAAACAGGATGTGAAAGAAGCTGAATTAGAGCAGCAAGTGCAAGATGATTTACAAAAAAACTTAGATGCCACACAGCTGTATCTAGGTGAGATTGGATTTTCCCCTCTCCTCAGTGCCGAGGAAGAAGTGTATTTTTCACGTAAGTCCCTTAAAGGGTGTGAAAAATCTCGTAACCGTATGATTGAAAGTAACCTCAGATTAGTCGTAAAAATTGCACGTCGATATAATAATCGTGGCTTAGCGTTACTCGATCTTATCGAAGAGGGCAATTTAGGCCTTATCCGTGCAGTAGAGAAGTTCGATCCTGAGCGTGGCTTTAGATTTTCAACCTATGCAACATGGTGGATTAGACAGACGATTGAGCGAGCAATTATGAATCAGACTCGTACCATTCGTTTACCCATCCATGTGGTAAAAGAGCTGAATGTTTATCTGCGTACCGCAAGAGAGCTAGCGCATAAATTAGATCACGAGCCTACGGCAGAAGAGATTGCAGATAAGCTAGATTTACCTAGTGCGGATGTAAGCCGTATGCTAAAGCTTAATGAAAGAATCACCTCTGTTGACACCCCCTTAGGTGGCGAAAGTGATAAAGCATTACTAGATGTGCTTGCCGATGATGATAACGTAGGGCCTGACTATAAGGTGCAGGACGAAGACATGTCCAAGTCTGTAGTCAAATGGTTAGATGAGCTTAATACCAAGCAAAGAGAAGTGTTAGCGCGCCGATTTGGTTTATTGGGCTACGAGCCATCTACGCTTGAAAACGTAGGTAAAGAAATTGGCTTAACCCGTGAAAGAGTTCGTCAAATTCAAGTCGAGGCTCTCAAGCGTCTGAAAGATTTACTGGGGGCACAAGGCCTTTCTGTTGAAGCCATTTTTAAAGCATAA
- the mutS gene encoding DNA mismatch repair protein MutS, which yields MTAIDPQSLEKHTPMMRQYLTLKAQHPDMLLFYRMGDFYELFYEDAKKASELLGISLTARGKSGGDPIPMAGLPYHAVEGYLAKLVQLRVSVAICEQVGDPATSKGPVERKVVRIVTPGTLTDEALLQERQDNLLAALYQGKTGYGYATLDVASGRFVVTELANTEALEAELQRTNPAELLYSEDFSQMSLIAGMNGTRRRPEWEFDYDTCQRMLLNQFGTKDLKGFGIEDARLSLQAAGCLMQYVKDTQRTALPHINSIVRFNQSDSIVLDAATRRNLELTVNLQGGRENTLASVLDNTVTPMGSRMLQRWIHQPLRDHDIIRARQASIAELMMTGDFETLSEDLKALGDVERITARIALRNARPRDFARLRQALTLLPQLQQTLSAASAPHLKYLSQVIGVFPEEVDLLSRAVVDNPPMLIRDGGVIREGYNEELDQWRKLSEGATDYLHELEAREKEQTGISTLKVGYNRVHGYYIEVSRRESDLVPLSYQRRQTLKNTERYIIPELKEHEEKVLSSQGRALALEKQLWEQLFDLILPKLHELQDFAQASAELDVLCNFAERAESLNYHCPELSSISGIHIEAGRHPVVEQVSQSPFIANPVTLNAQRKMLIVTGPNMGGKSTYMRQVALITLMAHIGCYVPAEQAVIGPVDRIFTRIGASDDLASGRSTFMVEMTETANILHNATPNSLVLMDEIGRGTSTYDGLSLAWSAAEYLAKQLQAMTLFATHYFELTQLPEQLSNVENVHLDAVEHGDSIVFMHAVQEGAASRSYGLQVAALAGVPNCVISAAKHKLHQLESRDHDVQQNTEQQGTQQNMSFVPSAPSPAVEALQKLNPDELTPRQALDYLYNLKKLAL from the coding sequence ATGACCGCTATTGATCCCCAAAGCTTAGAAAAACACACTCCTATGATGCGTCAATATTTGACCTTAAAAGCCCAGCATCCCGATATGTTGCTCTTTTATCGCATGGGCGATTTTTATGAGCTCTTTTATGAAGATGCAAAAAAAGCATCTGAGCTACTTGGGATCTCGTTAACGGCCCGTGGTAAAAGTGGCGGAGACCCGATCCCCATGGCAGGCCTCCCCTATCACGCTGTCGAAGGCTATTTAGCTAAGCTCGTTCAGCTACGTGTATCGGTAGCGATTTGCGAGCAAGTTGGCGATCCTGCGACCTCAAAAGGTCCGGTTGAGCGTAAGGTCGTACGAATTGTAACCCCTGGTACATTAACAGACGAAGCCTTACTGCAAGAGAGACAAGACAACCTGCTTGCTGCGCTTTACCAAGGCAAAACGGGTTACGGTTATGCAACCTTAGATGTCGCATCTGGACGCTTTGTTGTCACCGAGCTTGCCAATACCGAAGCCTTAGAGGCTGAGTTACAACGTACTAACCCTGCCGAGTTACTCTATAGCGAAGACTTCTCGCAGATGAGTCTTATCGCGGGTATGAATGGCACAAGACGCAGGCCCGAGTGGGAGTTCGATTACGATACCTGTCAGCGTATGCTGCTTAATCAATTTGGCACTAAAGATCTAAAAGGCTTCGGTATCGAAGACGCGAGGCTTTCTTTACAGGCTGCGGGTTGCTTGATGCAGTATGTCAAAGACACCCAACGTACAGCACTGCCGCATATCAACTCGATCGTGCGCTTCAATCAGTCAGACAGCATAGTGCTCGATGCCGCGACCCGCCGTAATTTAGAGCTTACGGTAAACCTGCAGGGCGGCCGCGAAAACACCCTAGCTTCAGTGCTAGACAATACCGTTACACCTATGGGAAGCCGAATGCTGCAACGCTGGATCCACCAGCCTCTTCGCGATCATGACATTATTCGAGCAAGACAAGCATCGATAGCAGAACTGATGATGACTGGCGACTTTGAGACGCTATCAGAAGATCTGAAAGCCCTAGGAGATGTAGAGCGCATTACGGCACGTATTGCACTGCGTAATGCTCGCCCAAGAGACTTTGCACGCCTACGTCAAGCTCTGACCTTACTGCCTCAGCTACAACAAACACTAAGCGCCGCCAGTGCGCCGCACCTTAAATACCTATCGCAAGTGATTGGTGTGTTCCCTGAGGAGGTTGATCTACTCTCGCGTGCGGTTGTCGATAATCCACCCATGCTTATTCGCGATGGTGGTGTGATCCGCGAGGGCTACAATGAAGAGCTAGATCAATGGCGTAAGTTGAGCGAAGGCGCCACAGATTACTTGCATGAACTGGAAGCCCGAGAGAAAGAGCAAACCGGAATTTCAACACTAAAAGTCGGCTACAACCGAGTCCATGGCTACTATATCGAGGTCAGTCGTCGTGAGTCTGATCTTGTGCCACTGAGCTATCAGCGCAGACAAACCCTGAAAAATACCGAACGCTATATCATTCCCGAGCTAAAAGAGCATGAGGAAAAAGTGCTATCTAGCCAAGGCAGAGCCCTAGCGCTAGAGAAACAGTTATGGGAACAGCTATTCGATCTTATATTGCCTAAGCTGCATGAACTACAAGACTTCGCCCAAGCATCGGCCGAACTAGATGTATTATGTAACTTTGCCGAACGAGCCGAGAGCCTTAATTACCATTGCCCAGAACTATCGAGCATATCAGGTATTCACATTGAGGCGGGTCGTCACCCTGTAGTAGAACAAGTAAGCCAGAGTCCATTTATCGCCAACCCGGTAACTTTAAACGCCCAGCGTAAGATGCTGATCGTCACAGGTCCGAATATGGGCGGTAAGTCTACCTATATGCGTCAAGTAGCCTTGATCACCCTTATGGCTCATATCGGTTGTTATGTCCCTGCAGAGCAGGCCGTCATTGGCCCTGTAGACAGAATATTTACCCGTATTGGTGCATCAGATGACTTGGCCTCGGGTCGTTCAACCTTTATGGTTGAGATGACTGAAACCGCTAACATCTTGCATAACGCTACGCCAAACAGCTTAGTTTTAATGGATGAGATTGGCCGAGGAACCTCGACCTATGACGGCCTATCTCTGGCATGGTCTGCTGCCGAGTATTTGGCTAAACAGTTACAGGCAATGACACTGTTTGCCACTCATTACTTTGAGCTAACACAACTACCTGAACAGCTTAGCAATGTGGAAAATGTGCACCTTGATGCCGTCGAACATGGTGACAGCATAGTATTTATGCATGCCGTTCAAGAGGGAGCAGCAAGCCGCAGTTATGGCCTTCAGGTAGCAGCACTTGCAGGAGTGCCAAATTGTGTCATCAGCGCAGCGAAACACAAGTTACATCAACTTGAGAGCCGCGATCACGATGTACAACAAAATACCGAACAACAAGGTACCCAGCAAAACATGAGCTTTGTGCCTAGTGCTCCATCCCCAGCTGTAGAAGCACTACAAAAGCTAAACCCAGATGAGTTGACCCCAAGACAAGCACTGGACTACTTATATAATCTTAAAAAATTGGCTTTATAG